TGGAGAGTAGGAGAAGATCATGACTAAAATTGCTTTACTTTCAGATATTCATGGAAATACGACAGCTTTGGAAGCTGTCCTAGAGGATAGTCGAAAAGCCAAGGTGGATGAATATTGGCTCTTGGGAGATAGTTTGATGCCTGGAACAGGTAGACGCGCTCTTTTGGAGCTGTTAGAGGAGCTTCCTATTACGGTGAAAGTCCTTGGAAACTGGGAAGATAGTCTTTGGCGGGCTATGAGGGGGATGTTGGATGAGACCAGACCCAGTCATCGCTACCTCATGCGCCAGTGTCAATATATTCTTGAAGAAATCACGCCCCAGGAAATTGAAGACATGCAGAAAATGCCCATGCAGGTTCATAGAGAAATCGCAGGTTTAAAGATCGGCATTACCCACCACTTACCTGATAAGAATTGGGGTCGCGAATTGATCCATATTGGTGAGCAGAAGGATTTTGATCGTTTGGTGACAAACCCGTCTTGTGATATTGCAGTATACGGACACATTCACCAGCAGTTTTTCCGTTACGGGACAGGAGGAGAACTGATTATCAATCCTGGCTCGATCGGTCAACCTTTCTTTTTGGAAAAGAATCTTCGCAAGGACCTTCGGGCCATGTATGCTATTCTTGAATTTGATCAAATGGGGCTAAAAGATGTAGATTTTAGACGGGTGAACTATGATGTCCAAAAAGAACTGCAACTCGCCAAAGACCTCCATCTTCCTTATTACCAAGTGTATTATGAAAGTTTGGTCAATGGCATTCATCATACCCACAATCATGAGCTACTTCATGAAATTGAGCAGAGAGAAGGTCATGATCGGGAAATCGATGCTTGGCTAGAGGACTTCTTCCAATAGTGTAACTGTTGACATTACAACTAAAAAGAGTATAATAGGAATAACGAAAGTCGTCCCTTGACTGTTGTTCAATAGACTCTACCTTCAAAACGGGTAGAAAGGAGTGAAGTTATGCAAATTTCGAGTCGCTTTACCATTGGGACTCATGTCTTGATCATGATTGCTCTACAAGGAGAAAAAACAAAAGTAACCAGTGATTTTTTGGCAGGAAGTGTCGGTGTGAACCCTGTTATTATTCGAAAGACCTTGTCTCAGTTGAAGAAAGCTGGATTGATCCATGTAGCGCGTGGGACAGGCGGAGCTGAGCTCGCAAAAGCATCCGATGAGATCAGCCTGCTGGATATCTATCAAGCGGTAGAATGCTTAGGTTCGACAGGTCAATTATTTGGTTTTCATGACAATCCAAATCCAGCCTGCCCAATTGGCCACAATATCCACAATGTTTTAGATGGGAAGCTTGAGGACATTCAGACTGCTATGGAAAAAGAAATGTCTCAAACCACTTTAAAAGACGTCGTAGAAGACACGCAGAAAAAAATGAATCTAGAATCGGTTTCATAAGAAAAATGAGAGTGGGACAGAAATCGGTAATTCGTTAGAATTCGATTTCGTCGTCCCACCTCCGCACAGTTGAGTAGGGCTGTAAAAGCTAATGAAATCAGCGTAGTAGAGCCCACTCAACCACTGCGTCTTGCTCGACAATCCAAAGATAATTAAGAGGCTAGGACTTTTGTCCCAGCCTCATTTTTTATCATTATTAACGAAACATTCTGTATGGTACGACTTGGACCTACAAAAGGATTAGTCAAAGTAAAGTAAGTCTTTGCTGGTTTCTGTGAAGAGTCCAAATCCGTCTTTTGTGACGTACCCACAATCTTCGATACGGACACCGACTTTACCTGGAATATAGATTCCTGGTTCGACTGAGAAGCACATGCCTTCTTCAAGTACCATGTCATTTCCTTCCATAATAGAAGGGAATTCATGCACGTCCATTCCGATCCCGTGTCCGAGGCGGTGGTTGAAGTACTCACCATAACCAGCTTTTTCGATGACGCTCCGTGCAGCACGGTCGACGTCATGTGCTGTTACACCAGGTTTGATCATGTCAATGGCTGCTTGTTGAGCTTCTAACGTCAAGTGGTAGATTTCTTTTTTGAAATCATCTGGTTTTCCAACTGCAACTGTACGAGTCATATCTGACGCATAACCATTCACCATACAGCCAAGGTCAAAGAGCAAGAGGGCATCGTTTTCGACTTTGTTGCTTCCAGGAATTCCGTGCGGGTTAGCTGCATTATTTCCAGTCAAGACCATGGTTTCAAAGCTCATTTCATAACCCAAGCGTTTGATACCAAAGTCGATTTCTGCTACGATATCAGTTTCTGTTTTATCCAGTGAGATGGCGTCGAATCCCATATTGACAGCCTTATCTGCATATTGACCAGCCACCAACATTTTTTGGATCTCATCAGCAGATTTGATCAAGCGCATCCGGTTAATTCGTGGTGTTAAGTTAGTAAATTCCGCTTTTTCAAAGACAGTGCGCAAGCCATTGTATTTGGTAAGGATCAAGTTATCATATTCAAGTGCAACAGTTTTGGCATCTGGTTTTGCGATAGCCCCTTTAATCTTTTCCCAAGGGTTTTCAGAATCCACATAGCCAACCACTTGGAAATCGACAACTGCAGTCGCCCGTTCCACTTCAAGGGCAGGAACGAAGAGAAGTGGTTCGTGGTCTGTGTAAACGAACAAGAAGAGTTGACGTTCGTGGGGATCACTGTAAAATCCAGTTAGGTAATTGATGGTGACAGGATCGGATACAACAGCGACATCTGTTTTTTCAGTTTCAAGAAAATCGACGATTTGATCTAATTTAGACATAATGCTACCTTCTTTCTATGGATCTATTTTGTCAAATTTTCCCCAAAAAAGCAAGAGTTTACAAAATTTTACCAAAATACTTGAAAGTGTTTACAATCCATGATAAAATAGGATTAATTAGAGAGTGAAAACGAAATTTTCAACAATGAAAGGAAATCTTATGAATACAGACGATACAGTAACAATTTATGATGTCGCCCGTGAAGCAGGGGTTTCAATGGCAACCGTTAGTCGTGTAGTAAATGGGAATAAAAACGTTAAAGAAAATACACGTAAAAAAGTTTTAGAAGTGATCGAACGCTTGGATTACCGTCCAAATGCTGTTGCGCGTGGTCTTGCTAGCAAGAAAACAACAACAGTCGGTGTTGTGATTCCAAACATCACGAATAGCTATTTCTCTACATTGGCTAAGGGGATCGATGACATTGCTGAAATGTACAAGTACAATATTGTTCTTGCAAATAGCGATGAAGACGATGACAAAGAAGTTTCAGTTGTAAACAACCTCTTTTCAAAACAAGTGGATGGGATCATTTTCATGGGCTATCATTTGACAGAAAAGATTCGCTCAGAATTTTCACGCTCTCGGACGCCAGTTGTCCTTGCTGGTACAGTGGATGTTGAACACCAATTGCCAAGTGTCAATATTGACTACAAGCAAGCGACTGTGGATGCTGTTACACAGTTGGCAAAACACAACAAGAAAATTGCTTTTGTAAGTGGCCCATTGGTGGATGATATCAATGGAAAAATTCGTTTGACAGGCTACAAAGAAGCTTTAAAAGCGAAAAAATTGAGCTATAGCGAAGGGCTTGTCTTTGAATCCAAGTACCGTTACGATGAAGGTTATAACTTGGCAGAACGCATCATTGCGTCAAAAGCAACAGCTGCCTTTGTAACAGGGGATGAATTGGCTGCAGGGCTCTTGAACGGCTTGTCTGATAAGGGAATCAAGGTACCAGAAGACTTTGAAATTATTACCAGCGATGATTCACAAGTAACTCGTTACACGCGTCCAAATCTATCAACGATTGGCCAACCCTTGTATGACCTTGGTGCGATCAGTATGCGCATGTTGACCAAGATCATGCACAAAGAAGAGTTGGAAGAACGCGAAGTGTTGTTGTCTCATACGATCAACCAACGTGGAACGACCAAAAAATAGGGATTAGTAGACTAGAGTCTCGACATGGGAAGACGTGTCTACTAGTCTGAGAGGTTAGAACAGAACTGTTCTAGCCTCTTTTTTATACTGCAAACAGGTAGAGACTTGCTGGGCACTCTTTATTTCGGTATAATAGAGGGTATGAAAGTTTTACTGTATTTAGAAGGAAAATCCGTCTTACAAAAATCAGGAATTGGTCGAGCCTTGCAGCATCAAATGCATGCGCTTGATTTGGCTGGGATTCCGTATACGACAGATATTTTAGGAGATTATGATGTGGTGCATATCAATACCTATGGCCCACGGAGTTTCCTTTTGCTCCATGCAGCAAAGCGTCGTGGAAAGAAAGTCATCATGCATGGCCATTCAACCCGTGAGGATTTTGAAAATTCATTTATCGGGTCTAACTTTTTTGCGCCCTTGTTTGGGAAGTATTTAGCTCACATGTACCAAAAGGCAGACTATGTGATCACGCCATCTGAGTATTCCAAACACCTGATTCAGTCTTATGGGGTGACTACACCGATTATCGCGGTCTCCAATGGGATTGATTTGGAAAAATACAAGAAGGATCCGAAAAAAGAAGAGGTCTTTCGAAAGCATTTTAATATCCAAGAAGGCCAAAAGGTTGTCATCTGTGCAGGGCTTTATTTTAAACGCAAAGGGATTGAAGATTTCGTAGAAGTGGCCCGTCGCATGCCGGATGTGCGCTTTATTTGGCTAGGTTCTATCAACAAATGGATCATTCCGCGTAAGATTCGTCGTATCGTGGAAAAGGATCATCCGAGTAATGTGGAATTCCCTGGCTACTTCAAGGGAGCGGTCTTCCAAGGGGCCATGACGGGTTCAGATGCTTTCTTCTTCCCATCTTATGAAGAAACAGAAGGAATCGTTGTTTTGGAAGCCTTGGCCAGTCATCAGCACACGGTCTTGCGGGATATTCCAGTATACAATGGCTGGATCGACGAGACGTCTTCTGAATTGTGCCATAATGTAGACGAATTTGTGGATTCCTTGAACAAGGTCTTGAACGGTCAAGTAGACAAGCGGGAGGCGGGCTACAAGGTCGCTGAAAGTCGTTCGATCGACTTAGTGGCTTATCAATTGGTCGAAGCCTATCAAACAGTTTTGGAGATGTAAGATGCGTGTAGGGTTATTTACAGATACCTATTTCCCGCAAGTTTCGGGAGTGGCGACCAGTATTCGGACGCTCAAAACAGAATTAGAAAAATTGGGTCACACAGTCTTTATCTTTACGACAACGGATAAAGATGTCAACCGCTATGAAGATTGGCAGATCATTCGGATTCCAAGTGTGCCTTTCTTCGCCTTTAAGGACCGCCGCGTTGCTTATCGTGGATTCTCAAAGGCGCTTGCCATTGCCAAGCAATACCAGTTGGATATTATCCATACCCAGACTGAGTTTTCACTGGGCCTTTTGGGAGTGTGGATTGGACGCGAATTGCGGATTCCAGTCATTCATACCTACCATACCCAGTATGAGGACTATGTCCGCTATATTGCAAGAGGCATGGTCATTCGCCCAAGTATGGTCAAATACATTGTGAGAAGTTATATGAATGATCTGGACGGAGTGATCTGTCCAAGTGAGATCGTCTATGACTTGCTCCAAAAGTACAAGGTCAAGGCAGAAAAACGCATTATTCCGACAGGGATTGATTTGGCCAAGTTTGACCGGCCAGAAATCACTCCGACAGAGACAGCAACCCTTCGTGAAAAATATGAAGTCGCAGAAGATGAAACGCTTTTACTGAGTCTGTCGCGGGTTTCTTATGAAAAGAATATTCAGGCTGTTATTGCGGCTCTTCCTGATGTCCTCAAGGTCAATCCAAAAGTTAAGTTGATCGTTGCTGGAGATGGTCCTTATTTGGATGATTTGAAAAAACAAGCGGCGAAACTGGGGATTTCAGATGCGGTTGTCTTTACAGGGATGATCCCACCAAATGAGACAGCTCTCTACTATAAAGCGGCTGACTTCTTTATTTCAGCTTCAACGAGTGAGACGCAAGGATTGACCTATTTAGAGAGTATTGCAAGTGGTACTCCAATCATCGCTCATGGCAATCCTTATCTCAATCATGTGATTGATGACCCTATGTTTGGAAAGCTCTTTTATGAAGAGAGCGATCTGGCACAAGCGATTCTTGAAGCGATTGACGAGATGCCCGCAATCGATGAGACCAAGTGGGCAGAAAAGATTGATGATATTTCTGCAGCAACCTTTGGCCGTCGGGTCTACGAATTTTACTTGGATAAAATCATCTCTAAAGACTTTTCAAATGATTTAAATCCTGAGCAAAGTCGAGTCAAGCGGATGTCTAAGACCATTGTGAAAATCCCGACCAAGGTGATTGCTCTTCCGGTCAATGGATCTGTGAAGATGATGAAGGCTTCGGTCAAACAAGTGAAGAAAATCCGTAAAATCACACATTTCTTTGATTGAAAATGAAACTTTTTCTTGCAAAATTTTTCAATCGTGCTATAATAACTGACAGAGACATATCAAATCTAGGAAATCTGATAGAGAGCGCGTGGGGCTGGAAATCGCGTAGAGGATAGGTTTGGGACTACTCGTGATTCTTTTATGCAAACATAAAACGGTGGCTACGTTAGAGCCAATCAGAGGTGTCCCTCTTTTTTGAGGAACATAAATGAAGGTGGAACCACGTTGCGACGTCCTTTTGAGGAGGTCGCTTTTTTGATTTCTTAATGAAGACATCAAAAGGAATGATGATTCCAATGTTCAAAGACACCTCCCACCCATTTAGCTACTAAAAACTTTATAAGGAGAAAATCATGATTAAGATTACTTTCCCAGATGGCGCTGTTCGTGAATTCGAATCTGGCGTTACAACTTTTGAAATTGCCCAATCAATCAGCAATTCTTTGGCTAAAAAAGCCCTTGCTGGTAAATTCAACGGCAAATTGATTGACACAACTCGTGCCATCACTGAAGATGGAAGCATTGAAATCGTGACACCTGATCACGAAGACGCTCTTCCAATCTTGCGTCACTCAGCGGCTCACTTGTTCGCTCAAGCAGCTCGTCGCCTCTTCCCAGATATCCACTTGGGTGTCGGTCCAGCGATCGAAGATGGTTTCTACTACGATACAGACAACCAAGCTGGTCAAATCTCTAACGAAGACCTTCCTCGTATCGAAGAAGAAATGAAGAAAATCGTGAAAGAAAACTTCCCATCTATTCGTGAAGAAGTGACCAAGGATGAAGCGCGTGAAATCTTCAAAAATGATCCATACAAATTGGAATTGATTGAAGAACACTCAGAAGACGAAGGTGGGTTGACCATCTACCGTCAAGGTGAATACGTTGACCTTTGCCGTGGCCCACACGTCCCATCAACTGGTCGCATCCAAATCTTCCACCTTCTTAACGTTGCTGGTGCTTACTGGCGTGGGAATAGCGACAATGCCATGATGCAACGGATCTATGGTACTGCTTGGTTTGACAAGAAAGACTTGAAGAACTATCTTCAAATGCGTGAAGAAGCTAAGGAACGTGACCACCGTAAACTTGGTAAAGAGCTTGACCTCTTCATGATTTCTCAAGAAGTTGGTCAAGGTCTTCCATTCTGGTTGCCAAATGGTGCGACCATCCGTCGTGAGTTGGAACGCTACATCGTTGATAAAGAAGTAGCAGCAGGCTACCAACACGTCTACACTCCACCAATTGCTTCTGTAGAACTTTATAAAACTTCAGGTCACTGGGATCACTACCGCGAAGACATGTTCCCACCAATGGATATGGGGGATGGAGAAGAGTTTGTTCTTCGTCCAATGAACTGCCCTCACCACATTGAAGTCTACAAACACCATGTGCATTCTTACCGTGAATTGCCAATCCGTATCGCTGAAATTGGTATGATGCACCGTTATGAAAAATCTGGTGCTCTGACTGGTTTGCAACGTGTCCGTGAAATGTCTCTGAATGATGGTCATACTTTTGTGGCTCCAGAACAAATCGAGGAAGAATTCAAGAAGATCCTTCAATTGATCATCGATGTGTATGAAGACTTTAACTTGACGGATTACCGTTTCCGCTTGTCTTATCGTGATCCTGAAGACAAACACAAATACTTTGACAACGATGAAATGTGGGAAAATGCGCAACGCATGTTGAAAGCAGCCGTTGATGATATGGGTGTTGAGTACTATGAAGCTGAAGGAGAAGCAGCCTTCTACGGACCAAAATTGGATATCCAAGTGAAAACAGCTCTTGGTAAAGAAGAAACCCTTTCTACCATCCAATTGGACTTCTTGCTTC
The Streptococcus parasanguinis genome window above contains:
- a CDS encoding glycosyltransferase family 4 protein produces the protein MKVLLYLEGKSVLQKSGIGRALQHQMHALDLAGIPYTTDILGDYDVVHINTYGPRSFLLLHAAKRRGKKVIMHGHSTREDFENSFIGSNFFAPLFGKYLAHMYQKADYVITPSEYSKHLIQSYGVTTPIIAVSNGIDLEKYKKDPKKEEVFRKHFNIQEGQKVVICAGLYFKRKGIEDFVEVARRMPDVRFIWLGSINKWIIPRKIRRIVEKDHPSNVEFPGYFKGAVFQGAMTGSDAFFFPSYEETEGIVVLEALASHQHTVLRDIPVYNGWIDETSSELCHNVDEFVDSLNKVLNGQVDKREAGYKVAESRSIDLVAYQLVEAYQTVLEM
- the thrS gene encoding threonine--tRNA ligase, whose amino-acid sequence is MIKITFPDGAVREFESGVTTFEIAQSISNSLAKKALAGKFNGKLIDTTRAITEDGSIEIVTPDHEDALPILRHSAAHLFAQAARRLFPDIHLGVGPAIEDGFYYDTDNQAGQISNEDLPRIEEEMKKIVKENFPSIREEVTKDEAREIFKNDPYKLELIEEHSEDEGGLTIYRQGEYVDLCRGPHVPSTGRIQIFHLLNVAGAYWRGNSDNAMMQRIYGTAWFDKKDLKNYLQMREEAKERDHRKLGKELDLFMISQEVGQGLPFWLPNGATIRRELERYIVDKEVAAGYQHVYTPPIASVELYKTSGHWDHYREDMFPPMDMGDGEEFVLRPMNCPHHIEVYKHHVHSYRELPIRIAEIGMMHRYEKSGALTGLQRVREMSLNDGHTFVAPEQIEEEFKKILQLIIDVYEDFNLTDYRFRLSYRDPEDKHKYFDNDEMWENAQRMLKAAVDDMGVEYYEAEGEAAFYGPKLDIQVKTALGKEETLSTIQLDFLLPERFDLHYIGADGEEHRPVMIHRGVISTMERFTAILIENYKGAFPTWLAPHQVTLIPVSNEKHVDYAWEVAKKLRDRGVRADVDERNEKMQFKIRASQTQKIPYQLIVGDKEMEDKAVNVRRYGQKETETMSVDAFVELILTDIANKSRVEK
- a CDS encoding metallophosphoesterase family protein, whose amino-acid sequence is MTKIALLSDIHGNTTALEAVLEDSRKAKVDEYWLLGDSLMPGTGRRALLELLEELPITVKVLGNWEDSLWRAMRGMLDETRPSHRYLMRQCQYILEEITPQEIEDMQKMPMQVHREIAGLKIGITHHLPDKNWGRELIHIGEQKDFDRLVTNPSCDIAVYGHIHQQFFRYGTGGELIINPGSIGQPFFLEKNLRKDLRAMYAILEFDQMGLKDVDFRRVNYDVQKELQLAKDLHLPYYQVYYESLVNGIHHTHNHELLHEIEQREGHDREIDAWLEDFFQ
- a CDS encoding M24 family metallopeptidase, producing the protein MSKLDQIVDFLETEKTDVAVVSDPVTINYLTGFYSDPHERQLFLFVYTDHEPLLFVPALEVERATAVVDFQVVGYVDSENPWEKIKGAIAKPDAKTVALEYDNLILTKYNGLRTVFEKAEFTNLTPRINRMRLIKSADEIQKMLVAGQYADKAVNMGFDAISLDKTETDIVAEIDFGIKRLGYEMSFETMVLTGNNAANPHGIPGSNKVENDALLLFDLGCMVNGYASDMTRTVAVGKPDDFKKEIYHLTLEAQQAAIDMIKPGVTAHDVDRAARSVIEKAGYGEYFNHRLGHGIGMDVHEFPSIMEGNDMVLEEGMCFSVEPGIYIPGKVGVRIEDCGYVTKDGFGLFTETSKDLLYFD
- the ccpA gene encoding catabolite control protein A; amino-acid sequence: MNTDDTVTIYDVAREAGVSMATVSRVVNGNKNVKENTRKKVLEVIERLDYRPNAVARGLASKKTTTVGVVIPNITNSYFSTLAKGIDDIAEMYKYNIVLANSDEDDDKEVSVVNNLFSKQVDGIIFMGYHLTEKIRSEFSRSRTPVVLAGTVDVEHQLPSVNIDYKQATVDAVTQLAKHNKKIAFVSGPLVDDINGKIRLTGYKEALKAKKLSYSEGLVFESKYRYDEGYNLAERIIASKATAAFVTGDELAAGLLNGLSDKGIKVPEDFEIITSDDSQVTRYTRPNLSTIGQPLYDLGAISMRMLTKIMHKEELEEREVLLSHTINQRGTTKK
- a CDS encoding Rrf2 family transcriptional regulator, which produces MQISSRFTIGTHVLIMIALQGEKTKVTSDFLAGSVGVNPVIIRKTLSQLKKAGLIHVARGTGGAELAKASDEISLLDIYQAVECLGSTGQLFGFHDNPNPACPIGHNIHNVLDGKLEDIQTAMEKEMSQTTLKDVVEDTQKKMNLESVS
- a CDS encoding glycosyltransferase family 4 protein, which codes for MRVGLFTDTYFPQVSGVATSIRTLKTELEKLGHTVFIFTTTDKDVNRYEDWQIIRIPSVPFFAFKDRRVAYRGFSKALAIAKQYQLDIIHTQTEFSLGLLGVWIGRELRIPVIHTYHTQYEDYVRYIARGMVIRPSMVKYIVRSYMNDLDGVICPSEIVYDLLQKYKVKAEKRIIPTGIDLAKFDRPEITPTETATLREKYEVAEDETLLLSLSRVSYEKNIQAVIAALPDVLKVNPKVKLIVAGDGPYLDDLKKQAAKLGISDAVVFTGMIPPNETALYYKAADFFISASTSETQGLTYLESIASGTPIIAHGNPYLNHVIDDPMFGKLFYEESDLAQAILEAIDEMPAIDETKWAEKIDDISAATFGRRVYEFYLDKIISKDFSNDLNPEQSRVKRMSKTIVKIPTKVIALPVNGSVKMMKASVKQVKKIRKITHFFD